In the Streptomyces sp. NBC_00525 genome, one interval contains:
- a CDS encoding TetR/AcrR family transcriptional regulator has translation MTSDRAYHHGDLRRAVLAAALDVIGAEGPAALSLRDLARRAGVSHAAPAHHFKDRTGLLTAVAAEGYGLFADALTAEPDLRERGVAYVRFAATHPAHFQVMFRPDLLRADDPDLLAAKDRATAALRSGVAALTPADPADDPRLTGVAAWSLAHGFATLLLSGNLTDAVGDRDPEDVFRIIARLLFTPDGPHGR, from the coding sequence ATGACCAGCGACCGCGCCTATCACCACGGCGACCTGCGGCGGGCCGTCCTCGCCGCCGCGCTCGACGTCATCGGCGCCGAGGGCCCCGCCGCGCTCAGCCTGCGCGACCTCGCCCGCCGGGCCGGGGTCTCCCATGCCGCCCCCGCCCACCACTTCAAGGACCGCACCGGCCTGCTCACCGCCGTCGCCGCCGAGGGCTACGGCCTGTTCGCGGACGCGCTGACCGCCGAACCGGACCTGCGGGAGCGGGGCGTGGCGTACGTACGGTTCGCGGCGACGCACCCCGCGCACTTCCAGGTGATGTTCCGGCCCGACCTGCTCCGGGCCGACGACCCGGACCTGCTGGCCGCCAAGGACCGCGCGACGGCCGCCCTGCGCTCGGGCGTCGCCGCCCTCACCCCCGCCGACCCGGCCGACGACCCCCGGCTCACCGGAGTGGCCGCCTGGTCCCTCGCCCACGGCTTCGCCACCCTGCTGCTCAGCGGCAACCTCACCGACGCGGTGGGCGACCGCGACCCGGAGGACGTGTTCCGGATCATCGCCCGACTGCTGTTCACACCGGACGGGCCGCACGGCCGGTAA
- a CDS encoding MFS transporter — translation MTAESGAPSGISPQAKTPSLWRDRRFACFWAGNTVSQFGDRITELALPLIAVSTLGASANQVAWLTALIWAPNLLGLFVGAWADRRARKRRLMVLADIVRAAVLLSLPVAYVLGSVTLTQLYVVAVLVGAGGLLFNTAYPSFFVRLVPRASYVDANSRISTSRSASYVAGPAIGGALVQALTAPVAIVVDALSFLASAALIGRIRVDEPPATGPAAPPLLRSAREGLAFVVRHPVLRASLGCATTVNFFTFVGGSGLLVLFATRDLGLSAGAIGLALGIGATGALLGAVCAPAISRRLGMGRGILVGAVLFPAPIALAAAANGPLWLRAAALAGAEFLSGFGVMLFDVNLNSLQAAVIPDGMRSRVAGAFGTVNYGVRPVGAVAGGALATLLGLRPTLLVAAVGGCLSLLWLLPSPIPRIRDLDGGAVAYRGDGMRSIEE, via the coding sequence ATGACCGCCGAATCCGGTGCACCCTCCGGCATATCCCCGCAGGCGAAGACACCGTCGTTGTGGCGGGACCGGCGCTTCGCCTGCTTCTGGGCGGGGAACACCGTCTCCCAGTTCGGTGACCGGATCACCGAACTGGCTCTGCCGCTGATCGCCGTCAGCACTCTCGGCGCCTCCGCCAATCAGGTCGCCTGGCTGACCGCCCTGATCTGGGCGCCCAACCTCCTCGGATTGTTCGTGGGCGCGTGGGCGGACCGGCGTGCTCGCAAGCGCCGCCTGATGGTCCTTGCCGACATCGTGCGCGCGGCGGTCCTGCTGAGCCTCCCGGTCGCCTACGTCCTGGGCTCGGTGACGCTGACCCAGCTGTACGTGGTCGCGGTCCTGGTGGGCGCGGGCGGGCTGCTGTTCAACACCGCGTACCCGTCGTTCTTCGTGCGGCTCGTGCCGAGGGCGTCGTACGTGGACGCCAACAGCAGGATCAGCACCAGCCGTTCGGCCTCCTACGTGGCCGGCCCCGCGATCGGTGGCGCACTGGTCCAGGCGCTGACCGCGCCCGTCGCGATCGTGGTGGACGCGCTGTCGTTCCTGGCGTCGGCAGCGCTGATCGGCCGTATCCGGGTCGACGAGCCGCCCGCCACCGGCCCGGCCGCACCCCCGTTGCTGCGCAGCGCCCGCGAGGGCCTGGCGTTCGTGGTGCGCCACCCGGTGCTGCGGGCGTCCCTGGGCTGCGCGACGACGGTCAACTTCTTCACCTTCGTCGGCGGCAGCGGCCTGCTCGTCCTGTTCGCGACGCGCGACCTCGGTCTGTCGGCCGGTGCGATCGGTCTCGCCCTGGGCATCGGCGCGACCGGGGCCCTGCTCGGCGCGGTGTGCGCCCCGGCGATCTCCCGCCGCCTGGGCATGGGCCGGGGCATCCTCGTGGGCGCGGTCCTCTTCCCTGCCCCGATCGCTCTCGCCGCCGCCGCGAATGGGCCGCTCTGGCTCCGCGCGGCCGCGCTGGCCGGTGCGGAATTCCTCTCCGGCTTCGGCGTCATGCTGTTCGACGTCAACCTCAACTCCCTCCAGGCGGCGGTGATCCCGGACGGGATGCGCAGCCGTGTGGCGGGCGCGTTCGGCACGGTCAACTACGGTGTACGCCCGGTGGGCGCGGTAGCCGGAGGTGCCCTGGCCACCCTCCTCGGCCTGCGTCCCACCCTCCTGGTGGCGGCAGTGGGCGGCTGCCTCTCCCTGCTCTGGCTCCTGCCGTCACCGATCCCGCGCATACGGGATCTGGACGGGGGCGCGGTGGCGTACCGGGGGGACGGGATGCGGTCGATCGAGGAGTGA
- a CDS encoding GntR family transcriptional regulator, translating into MGGNEWVSTSTPYLAASSGAPGDTWAAEAAAEGRRGSQRVVQAGEVAAPASVAELLGVAAGENIVARRRIMYLDAVPCELTDTYYPLGIAGGTGLAGTAKIPGGAVRLLAELGHIGVRVREEVTARRATGPEVEQLGLAEGDPVLQLTRLTLDGADRPIQVDVMVMPPQRQKLRYEIRIG; encoded by the coding sequence ATGGGCGGTAATGAATGGGTCAGTACGTCGACGCCCTATCTCGCCGCGTCCTCCGGCGCTCCGGGCGACACCTGGGCGGCCGAGGCCGCTGCCGAGGGGCGCCGGGGGAGCCAGCGCGTTGTCCAGGCGGGCGAGGTGGCGGCCCCGGCATCGGTCGCGGAACTGCTCGGGGTGGCGGCCGGGGAGAACATCGTCGCCCGGCGCAGGATCATGTACCTCGACGCCGTCCCTTGCGAGTTGACGGACACCTACTACCCGCTGGGCATCGCGGGCGGCACCGGCCTCGCCGGAACGGCCAAGATCCCCGGCGGGGCGGTCAGGCTCCTGGCGGAGCTGGGTCACATCGGCGTACGCGTACGCGAAGAGGTGACCGCACGGCGGGCGACCGGGCCCGAGGTCGAGCAGCTGGGGCTGGCGGAGGGCGACCCCGTCCTCCAGCTGACACGGCTCACCCTGGACGGGGCTGACCGGCCCATTCAGGTCGACGTCATGGTCATGCCTCCGCAACGCCAGAAGCTGCGCTACGAGATCAGGATCGGATGA
- a CDS encoding GntR family transcriptional regulator, producing MTVPRPEADAADRRSLHERIAADLRDQIMGGDLAPGANLPSTAHLKQRFDASNATIQKAVQLLKDEELVVGRAGASVTVREHRQRTVRPAASMAPAGAGEPYRWLAEAAKGGSRAHSTLLEVAEVQPPADVAEALRLPGGGPALLRRQLLVIDDEPAELVASYYPLDIVSGTAMTARRKIPGGTPTLLAGLGYPPRLSVDRVSARVPTQEQYQALRLPGGLPVLRTLRVVYSDGERPIEATVMVKAGHLYEVRYEFTAE from the coding sequence ATGACCGTGCCCAGACCCGAAGCCGACGCCGCCGACCGCCGTTCGCTGCATGAGCGGATCGCGGCCGATCTCAGGGACCAGATCATGGGCGGAGATCTCGCGCCCGGCGCGAACCTGCCCTCGACGGCCCACCTCAAGCAGCGGTTCGACGCCTCGAACGCGACGATCCAGAAGGCGGTGCAGCTGCTCAAGGACGAGGAACTGGTGGTCGGTAGGGCGGGTGCGTCGGTGACTGTGCGCGAGCATCGCCAGCGGACTGTCCGCCCAGCCGCGTCGATGGCTCCGGCGGGCGCCGGGGAGCCGTACCGCTGGCTGGCCGAAGCGGCGAAGGGCGGCTCTCGGGCCCACAGCACGCTGCTCGAAGTGGCCGAGGTCCAGCCGCCGGCGGATGTCGCGGAGGCGTTGAGGCTTCCGGGAGGTGGTCCGGCACTGCTGCGGCGCCAGTTGCTCGTGATCGATGACGAACCCGCCGAGCTCGTTGCCTCGTACTACCCGCTGGACATCGTCAGCGGTACGGCGATGACGGCTCGCCGCAAGATTCCGGGCGGGACCCCGACGCTGCTCGCGGGGCTGGGGTACCCGCCACGGCTCAGTGTCGACCGTGTGTCCGCGCGCGTGCCCACCCAGGAGCAGTACCAGGCGCTGCGCCTGCCCGGAGGGCTGCCGGTGCTGCGTACGCTGCGCGTCGTCTACAGCGACGGTGAGCGGCCCATCGAGGCGACGGTCATGGTGAAGGCCGGGCACCTGTACGAGGTGCGGTACGAGTTCACGGCCGAGTAG
- a CDS encoding ATP-binding protein has product MSLVQQRRFTRRRTSVGASRAFVTGVLAEWQLHTLIEDIRLCVSELATNALLHGVPPGREFSVVLHRAEDQVRLEVRDSGPGQPRVQQAAEDACSGRGLHLVRALADDFGIDDHVVGKTVWLIFKTAPATAALP; this is encoded by the coding sequence GTGTCCCTGGTGCAGCAACGACGCTTCACCCGCAGGCGCACCTCTGTCGGTGCCTCACGCGCGTTCGTTACCGGCGTCCTCGCCGAGTGGCAGCTCCACACCTTGATCGAGGACATAAGGCTGTGCGTCTCGGAACTCGCCACCAACGCATTGCTGCACGGCGTTCCGCCCGGCCGGGAGTTCAGCGTCGTCCTCCACCGGGCCGAGGACCAGGTACGGCTGGAGGTCCGCGACAGCGGACCCGGTCAACCACGCGTCCAGCAGGCCGCTGAAGACGCCTGCTCCGGACGCGGCTTGCACCTCGTCCGGGCACTCGCCGACGACTTCGGAATCGATGACCACGTCGTCGGCAAGACCGTGTGGCTGATCTTCAAGACCGCGCCCGCCACGGCAGCGCTTCCGTGA